The following proteins are encoded in a genomic region of Solea senegalensis isolate Sse05_10M linkage group LG5, IFAPA_SoseM_1, whole genome shotgun sequence:
- the LOC122768965 gene encoding solute carrier family 12 member 2-like, with product MSGQKPSLKSGGSASRFQVDVVTESSAPSAIPASAPAHDASKQPPEESKGRFKVVGFADPGALGSAMDIGLPPDVFHEPDTAKSDSVSLHSTGTGHTHISDSHSNTYYMRTFGHNTIDAVPNIEFYRQTAAPFAEKLTRPSLSELHDELDKDPFEDGLANGEEPSAAEEAAALAAKQAKGGTVKFGWVKGVLIRCMLNIWGVMLFIRMSWIVGQAGIGLTIAIILMATVVTTITGLSTSAIATNGFVRGGGAYYLISRSLGPEFGGSIGLIFAFANAVAVAMYVVGFAETVVEMLNDVDALMTDELNDVRIVGTLTVILLLGISVAGMEWEAKAQIVLLVILLGAIANYFIGSFMPTESKEPKGFFGYHTAIFIENLGPDFREEETFFSVFAIFFPAATGILAGANISGDLTDPQSAIPKGTLLAILITGLTYVAVAISAGSCIVRDATGDHNDTVSDTVNCTDAACTLGYDFSICKEGGCQYGLMNDFQVMGLVSGFSPLITAGIFSATLSSALASLVSAPKVFQALCKDNIYPGLGVFAKGYGKNNEPLRGYVLTFGIGLAFILIAELNIIAPIISNFFLASYALINFSVFHASLANSPGWRPSFKYYNMWVSLAGAILCCVVMFVINWWAALVTLLIVLALYIYVSYKKPDVNWGSSTQALMYNQALTHCLNLTGVEDHVKNFRPQCLVLTGYPNSRPALLQLVHAFTKNVGLMVCGHIKTTSRRPNFKELSQDHTRCQRWFNMKHIKAFYTPVFSDNLRHGTQFLLQAVGLGRLKPNTLVMGFKNNWSDGDMRDVEIYINTLHDAFDLQFGVVILRLQEGLDISHTQGQDELLSTNEKPPASTKQVVISISLAKDSDSDSCPSKTTSNQSSPLIMRATETKSPLSLTDQRLLESSQQFKKKQGKGTIDVWWLFDDGGLTLLIPYLLTNRSKWGDCRIRVFIGGKINRIDHDRRVMATLLSRFRIDFSDINVLGDINTKPKKHNKLSFKELIEPYRLKEDDMEQEAAERLKAQEPWRITDNELELYKAKTNRQIRLNELLKEHSCNAKLIVMTMPLARKGTVSSALYMCWLETLSRDVPPLLFVRGNHQSVLTFYS from the exons ATGTCGGGACAGAAACCGTCCCTGAAGAGCGGCGGCTCCGCGAGCCGGTTCCAGGTGGATGTGGTGACAGAATCCTCAGCTCCATCCGCGATCCCGGCCTCTGCTCCTGCTCATGACGCATCAAAGCAGCCTCCTGAAGAATCCAAAGGTCGGTTCAAGGTGGTGGGCTTCGCGGATCCAGGTGCGCTGGGCAGCGCCATGGACATCGGTCTCCCACCTGATGTTTTCCACGAGCCCGACACAGCAAAGAGCGACTCGGTTAGTCTCCATTCCACGGGCACGGGACACACGCACATCTCCGACTCCCATTCCAACACCTACTACATGAGGACTTTCGGACACAACACCATAGACGCGGTTCCCAACATCGAGTTCTACCGACAAACTGCTGCGCCATTCGCTGAGAAGCTGACCAGACCGTCGCTGTCGGAGCTACACGATGAGCTGGATAAA GATCCGTTTGAGGATGGTCTGGCCAATGGAGAGGAACCTTCGGCAgctgaggaggcagcagcattGGCGGCAAAGCAGGCAAAAGGAGGGACTGTCAAATTTGGTTGGGTGAAGGGAGTCTTG ATCCGCTGCATGCTGAACATCTGGGGTGTGATGCTTTTCATCAGAATGTCCTGGATTGTTGGACAAGCTGGAATTG GGCTGACCATAGCAATCATCCTAATGGCCACTGTGGTGACTACCATCACTGGTTTGTCCACCTCTGCTATAGCAACCAACGGCTTTGTACGAGGAG GTGGAGCTTACTACCTGATCTCCAGGAGCCTGGGCCCAGAGTTTGGAGGTTCCATTGGTCTGATCTTTGCCTTTGCCAATGCTGTAGCTGTGGCCATGTACGTCGTAGGCTTCGCAGAAACAGTTGTTGAGATGCTTAAT GATGTTGATGCCCTGATGACTGATGAACTGAATGACGTTCGAATTGTTGGGACTCTGACTGTCATCCTGCTGCTGGGAATCTCTGTAGCTGGGATGGAGTGGGAAGCCAAG GCTCAGATTGTCCTCCTGGTAATCCTGCTGGGAGCAATCGCTAATTACTTCATAGGAAGCTTCATGCCAACAGAAAGCAAAGAGCCCAAAGGATTCTTTGGCTATCACA CTGCCATTTTCATCGAGAACCTGGGTCCAGACTTCAGAGAAgaagagacatttttttctgtgtttgccaTCTTCTTCCCAGCAGCCACTGGGATCTTGGCTGGAGCCAATATCTCTGGAGACCTCACA GATCCTCAGTCAGCGATCCCTAAAGGAACACTGCTGGCCATCCTCATTACAGGACTCACCTATGTGGCTGTGGCCATCTCTGCAG GATCTTGCATTGTGAGAGATGCAACTGGTGACCACAACGACACTGTGAGCGACACAGTAAACTGCACTGACGCCGCCTGCACGCTGGGCTATGACTTCTCCATCTGTAAGGAGGGAGGCTGTCAGTATGGCCTCATGAATGACTTCCAG GTCATGGGTCTGGTGTCAGGCTTCAGTCCTCTGATCACTGCAGGGATATTTTCAGCCACTCTTTCCTCAGCTCTGGCCTCACTGGTCAGCGCACCTAAAGTATTCCAG GCTCTGTGCAAGGACAACATCTATCCAGGGCTGGGTGTTTTTGCAAAGGGTTATGGGAAAAACAATGAGCCGCTTCGTGGTTATGTCCTGACTTTTGGAATTGGCCTTGCCTTCATCCTCATTG CGGAGTTGAACATCATTGCTCCCATCATCTCTAACTTCTTCCTGGCCTCCTACGCTCTCATCAACTTCTCTGTCTTCCATGCATCCCTCGCCAACTCTCCAG GGTGGCGCCCCAGCTTCAAGTATTACAACATGTGGGTTTCTCTTGCTGGTGCAattctgtgctgtgttgtgatgtttgtcATTAACTGGTGGGCAGCTCTGGTCACTCTGCTCATCGTCCTCGCTCTCTACATCTATGTCAGCTACAAGAAACCTG ATGTAAACTGGGGTTCGTCCACTCAGGCTCTGATGTACAACCAGGCTCTGACTCATTGTCTGAACCTCACTGGAGTTGAGGACCATGTGAAAAACTTCAG GCCACAGTGTTTGGTTTTGACTGGTTATCCAAACTCTCGTCCTGCTCTGCTTCAACTGGTTCATGCTTTCACCAAGAACGTTGGTCTCATGGTCTGCGGTCACATCAAGACT ACATCGCGTCGACCAAACTTTAAGGAGCTGTCCCAGGATCACACTCGCTGTCAGCGCTGGTTCAATATGAAACACATCAAGGCCTTTTATACGCCTGTTTTCTCTGATAACCTTAGACATGGGACACAGTTCCTCCTTCAG GCTGTGGGTTTAGGTCGTCTGAAGCCTAACACACTGGTCATGGGATTTAAGAACAACTGGAGTGACGGCGACATGAGAGACGTGGAGATTTACATCAACACATTACA TGATGCCTTTGACCTGCAGTTTGGAGTTGTGATCCTTCGACTGCAGGAAGGACTGGACATTTCTCACACCCAGGGACAAG ATGAGCTACTTTCAACAAATGAGAAGCCACCAGCCAGCACTAAGCAGGTGGTGATTTCCATAAGTCTGGCTAAAGACTCAGATTCTGACTCCTGTCCGTCAAAAACCACCAGCAACCAGAGCAGTCCACTTATTATGAGAG CCACAGAAACCAAGAGTCCCCTGAGCCTGACGGACCAGCGTCTGTTGGAGTCCAGCCAgcagtttaaaaagaaacagggCAAAGGAACCATAGATGTCTGGTGGCTCTTTGATGATGGAG GTCTGACTCTGCTGATTCCTTACCTGCTGACCAACCGGAGTAAGTGGGGTGACTGCAGGATCCGCGTCTTCATCGGTGGGAAGATCAACCGCATCGACCACGACCGCCGAGT GATGGCTACCCTACTCAGCAGATTCAGGATTGACTTCTCTGACATCAATGTCCTTGGCGACATCAATACCAAACCCAAGAAACACAA TAAGCTGAGTTTTAAGGAGCTGATCGAGCCATACAGGCTGAAAGAAGACGACATGGAGCAGGAAGCTGCAGAGAGGCTGAAGGCCCAAGAGCCATGGAGGATAACTGACAATGAACTGGAGCTCTACAAGGCAAAG ACCAACCGTCAGATCAGGCTGAACGAGCTTTTGAAAGAGCACTCCTGCAACGCCAAACTGATTGTCAT GACGATGCCATTGGCGAGGAAGGGCACAGTGTCGAGCGCTCTATACATGTGCTGGTTGGAAACTTTGTCCAGAGACGTCCCACCTCTGCTGTTTGTCAGAGGAAACCACCAGAGTGTACTCACCTTTTACTcctaa